One Vallitalea pronyensis genomic region harbors:
- the purC gene encoding phosphoribosylaminoimidazolesuccinocarboxamide synthase, which yields MKKTTLLYEGKAKKVFKTDDEEKLIVSYKDDATAFNGVKKGSIEEKGSVNNRVSNYLMGLLEKEGIPTHLIEELNERETVVRKVQIVPLEVIVRNIAAGSLSKRLGLEEGTKMASTVLEYCYKNDDLGDPMINDYHIYAMSLATEEELKTIADMSLKINTTLTTYFASINIELVDFKLEFGRTSDGHIILADEISPDTCRFWDKNTGEKLDKDRFRRDLGKVEDAYQEILKRTLGK from the coding sequence GTGAAAAAAACCACATTATTATACGAAGGTAAAGCTAAGAAGGTTTTTAAAACGGACGATGAAGAAAAATTAATCGTTTCCTATAAGGATGATGCAACGGCATTCAACGGCGTTAAAAAAGGGTCCATTGAGGAAAAGGGAAGCGTTAACAACCGTGTGTCCAACTATTTAATGGGCTTACTTGAAAAAGAGGGCATACCCACCCATTTGATTGAAGAACTAAATGAACGGGAAACTGTTGTTCGAAAAGTTCAGATCGTACCATTAGAAGTCATCGTAAGAAACATCGCAGCAGGCAGCTTAAGTAAACGCCTTGGTCTTGAAGAAGGGACCAAAATGGCAAGCACTGTTCTAGAATATTGCTATAAAAACGATGATCTAGGTGACCCCATGATTAATGATTACCATATCTATGCCATGTCATTAGCTACGGAAGAGGAATTAAAAACCATTGCAGATATGTCTTTAAAAATTAATACAACATTAACCACATATTTTGCTTCCATTAACATCGAGTTAGTGGATTTCAAGTTGGAGTTTGGAAGAACATCAGATGGTCATATTATATTAGCTGATGAAATCTCACCGGATACATGCCGTTTTTGGGACAAAAATACCGGTGAGAAATTAGACAAAGACCGTTTTAGAAGAGACCTTGGCAAAGTGGAAGATGCTTATCAAGAAATTTTAAAAAGAACATTAGGCAAGTAA
- the purE gene encoding 5-(carboxyamino)imidazole ribonucleotide mutase, translating to MKPIVGIIMGSDSDLPVMQEAAKILDDFGIPYELTIVSAHRTPERLFTYAKTAKEKGLKVIIAGAGGAAHLPGMVASLTALPVIGVPVKTRTLSGVDSLYSIVQMPPGIPVATVAINGAKNAGILAGSIIGSFDDGIYQKVETYKKELQEMVEDKADRLETMKYEHYLESM from the coding sequence ATGAAGCCAATCGTAGGCATCATAATGGGAAGTGATTCAGATTTGCCTGTTATGCAGGAAGCAGCAAAGATACTTGATGATTTTGGTATTCCTTATGAGTTAACCATTGTCTCAGCCCATCGTACACCTGAGCGACTCTTTACGTATGCAAAAACTGCCAAGGAAAAAGGTTTGAAAGTGATTATTGCTGGAGCAGGCGGCGCAGCTCACTTACCAGGGATGGTTGCTTCATTAACAGCATTACCTGTTATTGGTGTACCTGTAAAGACAAGGACACTAAGTGGTGTGGATTCACTCTATTCCATTGTTCAGATGCCGCCAGGTATTCCTGTAGCAACCGTTGCCATTAATGGAGCAAAAAATGCAGGTATCCTAGCAGGTTCCATAATTGGAAGCTTTGATGATGGGATATATCAAAAAGTAGAGACCTATAAAAAAGAACTTCAAGAAATGGTTGAAGATAAAGCAGATAGATTAGAAACAATGAAGTATGAGCATTACCTAGAATCCATGTGA
- a CDS encoding 5-(carboxyamino)imidazole ribonucleotide synthase: MNCLSKKIGIIGGGQLGKMMILDAKRLGFYVVTLDPTECCPSHSISDEHIVAAYDDEDALRQLAEKVDVITYEFEHIHVGILKQLEQEEYVIYPTVSSLAIIQNKFRQKTTLLKGQISVPRFQQIKTQQDIEEAGNRFGYPMMLKACTGGYDGKGNWVVQHKDAIQEAYKQLGNGQIELMIEEFVPFVKEISVLACRSIDGHIAIYPVGENIHEDSILDETRVPADITEDCTKKAMELASEVMEIFAGVGMFCVEMFVTEDDTIYINEVAPRPHNSGHYTIEGCMTSQFEQHIRAISGLPLGDVALRCPTVMRNLLGADGAYGKTCVDGLIEAQQDPHVKVHIYGKTEVREKRKMGHLTVCATTLDEAIERADQAKMCIQITHTHKEVIG; the protein is encoded by the coding sequence ATGAATTGTCTTTCTAAGAAAATAGGAATTATTGGCGGAGGCCAATTAGGAAAAATGATGATACTAGATGCAAAACGATTAGGGTTTTATGTGGTCACACTAGACCCCACTGAATGTTGCCCATCACACAGTATCTCCGATGAGCATATTGTAGCAGCATATGATGATGAGGATGCATTGCGTCAACTGGCAGAAAAGGTTGATGTGATTACCTATGAGTTTGAACATATCCATGTTGGGATTTTGAAACAACTGGAACAGGAAGAGTATGTCATCTACCCAACAGTTAGCAGCTTAGCCATTATTCAAAATAAGTTTCGTCAGAAAACAACACTTCTAAAAGGGCAAATCTCTGTGCCTAGATTTCAGCAGATTAAAACACAACAAGATATTGAAGAAGCAGGAAACCGATTTGGTTATCCCATGATGCTCAAAGCATGTACAGGTGGCTATGATGGTAAGGGTAATTGGGTGGTTCAGCATAAAGACGCTATCCAAGAGGCTTATAAACAGCTTGGTAATGGACAAATCGAATTAATGATTGAAGAATTTGTGCCTTTTGTAAAGGAAATTTCGGTATTAGCATGCAGGAGTATTGACGGACATATTGCCATATATCCAGTAGGTGAGAACATTCACGAAGACAGCATACTCGATGAAACAAGAGTACCTGCAGACATAACGGAAGATTGTACAAAAAAAGCCATGGAACTGGCCTCAGAGGTTATGGAAATTTTTGCAGGAGTAGGCATGTTTTGTGTGGAGATGTTTGTGACAGAAGATGATACAATCTATATTAACGAAGTAGCACCTCGTCCCCATAATTCAGGACATTATACCATTGAAGGCTGTATGACCTCCCAATTTGAACAGCATATACGTGCCATTTCTGGATTACCTTTAGGTGATGTGGCATTACGTTGTCCAACAGTTATGCGTAATCTGTTGGGAGCGGATGGTGCATATGGTAAGACATGCGTTGATGGCTTAATAGAGGCACAGCAAGACCCTCATGTTAAGGTACATATTTATGGTAAAACAGAGGTAAGGGAGAAAAGAAAAATGGGACATCTAACGGTATGTGCAACCACTTTAGATGAAGCCATAGAGCGAGCAGATCAAGCAAAAATGTGTATACAAATTACCCATACACATAAGGAGGTTATTGGATGA
- a CDS encoding tocopherol cyclase family protein, whose product MMGKHNKKNDYMLEHGKLKKQGYDWWWHSFTGYDVETGEEQAFFIEYYIMNPALGGDGPIYGQLEQHKQQGIKPSYALIKAGTWGKNKCQIHNFYAIHTFAYKKKPLQLKIGDNYLSETKLSGKVMMTEIDSKDHPEYMSDAGNILWQLKINKILSYDVGYGASWLLRKLNAFDMYWHVQGMKATYEGIVKLNDRTYNIIPEKSYGYQDKNWGCDFTSPWIWLNCNNITYKGTEEVLERTSLDLGGGRPVIFGKPIEGKILTMFYHEGKLYEYNFSKFWKGVEQSFEFIEHEDEVQWLVTSFNRHSKLEIDFRCKKEDMLFFNYENPHGEKRHNRLFNGGTAYGTIKLYEKKRGQYQLLHEFEGKNAGCEYGEYD is encoded by the coding sequence ATGATGGGAAAGCATAACAAAAAAAATGACTACATGCTGGAACATGGAAAATTAAAAAAGCAGGGGTACGATTGGTGGTGGCATTCATTTACGGGTTATGATGTAGAGACAGGAGAAGAACAAGCCTTTTTTATTGAATACTATATCATGAATCCAGCTTTAGGTGGGGATGGCCCCATTTATGGTCAGCTAGAACAACATAAACAGCAAGGTATAAAACCTTCATATGCTTTAATTAAGGCTGGTACTTGGGGAAAAAACAAATGTCAAATTCATAATTTTTATGCGATTCACACCTTCGCGTACAAAAAGAAACCGCTTCAACTTAAGATTGGCGATAATTATCTATCAGAAACAAAACTGTCTGGTAAAGTCATGATGACTGAAATTGACAGCAAGGATCATCCAGAATACATGTCGGATGCAGGTAATATTTTATGGCAATTGAAAATAAATAAGATATTATCTTATGATGTTGGTTATGGAGCGTCTTGGCTTTTACGCAAATTGAATGCTTTTGACATGTATTGGCACGTACAGGGGATGAAGGCTACCTATGAAGGAATCGTTAAACTGAATGACCGTACTTATAACATTATTCCAGAAAAAAGTTATGGGTATCAGGACAAGAATTGGGGTTGCGACTTTACGAGTCCGTGGATATGGCTTAACTGCAACAATATAACCTATAAGGGAACGGAAGAAGTGTTAGAGAGGACCAGTTTGGACTTAGGAGGCGGTCGTCCTGTTATTTTTGGTAAGCCCATAGAGGGTAAAATACTCACCATGTTTTATCATGAAGGCAAACTTTATGAATATAACTTTTCGAAATTCTGGAAAGGTGTGGAACAGTCCTTTGAGTTTATTGAGCATGAGGATGAAGTACAGTGGCTTGTAACATCTTTCAATCGTCATTCTAAATTAGAGATTGATTTTCGATGTAAAAAAGAGGATATGTTGTTTTTTAATTATGAAAATCCCCATGGTGAAAAACGCCATAATCGATTGTTTAATGGTGGCACAGCTTATGGAACCATTAAACTATATGAGAAAAAAAGAGGTCAGTATCAATTACTTCATGAGTTCGAAGGGAAAAACGCTGGATGTGAATATGGTGAATATGATTGA
- a CDS encoding histidine phosphatase family protein, producing MSIRIKYFTHGTTTDNICGLATGWNEGELSPLGIQQIQGINKQVQDEHFDVVISSDLQRAVQTTKLLFNEENTTIIYDQRLRECNYGVLNGKDKELVDYLEHIDEPFINGESMRHVEQRIRELLHFLQENYDHAYIAFVGHRAPQLALEVCVHGKSWEEAIHNDWRTIGKWQLGWLYEFEK from the coding sequence ATGTCAATTCGAATTAAATACTTTACACATGGAACAACAACGGATAATATATGTGGTTTAGCAACGGGGTGGAATGAAGGAGAGCTCTCTCCATTGGGAATACAACAAATTCAAGGGATTAATAAACAAGTACAAGATGAACATTTTGATGTGGTTATCTCTTCTGATTTACAGCGTGCCGTACAGACGACCAAACTGTTGTTTAATGAAGAAAACACTACAATTATATATGACCAGAGATTGCGTGAATGCAATTATGGTGTATTAAATGGTAAAGATAAGGAATTGGTAGATTACCTTGAACATATTGATGAACCCTTCATTAATGGTGAAAGTATGAGGCATGTTGAACAGAGAATAAGAGAATTGCTGCATTTTCTACAAGAAAACTATGATCATGCATATATAGCCTTTGTTGGGCATAGAGCACCTCAATTGGCTCTTGAGGTATGTGTCCATGGTAAGTCGTGGGAAGAAGCCATCCATAACGACTGGCGAACAATTGGGAAATGGCAACTAGGTTGGTTATATGAATTTGAAAAATAA
- a CDS encoding FAD-binding protein, whose translation MYDIVIVGAGPAGATLARMLDSTFNVLILDKRNFDHGICPINKCCGGLLAPDAQKVLGHLGLGIPKNVLVGPQLFTVKTLDFDNHIERFYQRHYINIDREKFDQWLVDLIPEHITCHFGVQYKKYRLLADGQIEVTYTHDGKNHTVKTSYLVGADGGFSLVRKQLGQGQKLQRYASIQEWYRVNDLMPYFTTIFDKDITDFYSWTIPKENALLLGSAIPFRNDVTNRFQQLKQKLIKKGFPLHTCIKREGAYIIRPTKTKALSYGKDQIFLVGEAAGFISPSSAEGFSYGMRSGLKLANAFNALERTLTRQHYEKNCRSLRQNISVKNLKAPFMYHAFLRGAVMQSGIFSMKMNGQHHAAP comes from the coding sequence ATGTATGATATTGTTATTGTTGGTGCAGGACCAGCAGGCGCAACACTTGCTAGGATGTTAGATAGCACCTTCAACGTTCTTATATTGGATAAAAGAAACTTCGACCACGGCATATGCCCTATCAATAAATGTTGTGGAGGTTTATTGGCTCCTGATGCCCAAAAAGTATTGGGGCATTTGGGACTGGGTATTCCAAAAAATGTTTTAGTAGGTCCTCAACTATTTACAGTAAAAACCTTGGATTTTGATAATCATATAGAACGATTTTATCAACGGCATTATATCAATATTGACCGTGAAAAATTTGATCAATGGCTAGTGGACTTGATACCCGAACATATAACATGTCATTTTGGTGTCCAATATAAAAAGTATCGCTTACTTGCTGACGGTCAAATAGAGGTGACGTATACCCATGATGGTAAAAATCATACCGTTAAAACAAGCTATTTAGTAGGTGCAGATGGTGGTTTTTCCCTTGTTAGAAAACAATTGGGGCAAGGTCAAAAACTACAACGCTATGCATCCATACAAGAATGGTACCGTGTGAATGATTTGATGCCATATTTTACAACGATTTTTGACAAGGACATCACAGATTTTTATTCTTGGACTATCCCTAAAGAAAATGCTTTATTACTTGGCTCAGCAATTCCGTTTAGAAATGATGTTACAAACCGCTTTCAACAACTTAAACAGAAACTCATAAAAAAAGGCTTTCCTTTACATACATGCATTAAAAGAGAGGGTGCCTATATTATTCGACCAACAAAAACCAAGGCTCTAAGTTATGGGAAAGACCAAATTTTTCTCGTAGGTGAAGCTGCTGGATTTATAAGTCCCAGCTCCGCTGAAGGTTTCAGTTATGGTATGCGCAGTGGCTTAAAACTTGCCAACGCCTTTAATGCATTAGAAAGAACATTGACTCGTCAACATTACGAAAAAAACTGTCGCTCATTGAGGCAGAATATCTCTGTAAAAAACCTGAAAGCTCCATTTATGTATCATGCCTTCTTACGTGGAGCAGTTATGCAAAGCGGTATATTCAGTATGAAAATGAATGGTCAGCACCATGCTGCTCCTTGA
- a CDS encoding TetR/AcrR family transcriptional regulator: protein MGISNRREREKKELRKKIFDSASQLIIEHGYEKFSIRKLANAIEYSPAMIYNYFKNKDDIIAAITLDNFERISKELLGLDFENMTPPIALKTSLLTLAKLILSHREQFKATLLSGVNYANTKSIDNEAIDGLITILDKGVASSDFCIDHTKDTAFLLITGIFGVLNIIVLSNLYDDTMIEHRLNAFVDLMINGVTK, encoded by the coding sequence ATGGGAATAAGCAACAGAAGAGAACGAGAAAAAAAAGAACTACGAAAGAAAATATTTGACAGTGCAAGTCAACTCATTATTGAGCACGGGTACGAAAAATTTTCTATTAGAAAGCTGGCAAATGCTATTGAATATTCGCCTGCTATGATTTATAACTATTTTAAGAATAAAGATGACATTATTGCGGCAATAACGCTGGATAATTTTGAGCGCATATCCAAAGAGCTTTTAGGTCTGGATTTTGAGAACATGACGCCTCCAATCGCTTTGAAAACCAGTCTTCTTACACTTGCTAAGCTGATACTCAGTCATAGAGAACAATTTAAGGCTACACTTTTGAGCGGTGTAAACTATGCGAATACAAAGTCTATAGATAACGAAGCCATTGATGGACTGATTACCATACTGGACAAAGGCGTTGCTTCGTCAGATTTTTGTATTGATCACACGAAAGATACAGCATTTTTACTTATTACTGGCATCTTTGGTGTCTTGAACATCATCGTATTGAGTAATCTTTATGATGATACGATGATCGAACATCGATTGAACGCTTTTGTGGATTTAATGATTAACGGTGTTACAAAATAA
- a CDS encoding DUF6544 family protein has product MLWILGIIVCLLLGVVIWFKLPYSPIQSELTTLLRHQLSQMTLQKGIFTIEDIAELPLPLQKYFKYCGYMGTPKMSNMKAYFHQADFVQASKKLKINYTIHISVDPPARIAFIDSSILGIPFQGIDKYLNGEGSMKGVIAKTFTLFNEQGGNMNQSGLITCLAESILMPNFFLQDYMHWETLDETHVKATIRYYGQSASGIFTFDHNGAILSFTTHDREYNDGQGNISKAKWSAILGTYKEVNGIKYPSSMKAIWHLDTEDLVYFDGGDLTVNYNISSS; this is encoded by the coding sequence ATGCTATGGATTTTAGGTATTATTGTATGTTTACTGTTAGGTGTTGTCATATGGTTTAAGCTCCCTTACTCACCTATCCAATCTGAACTTACAACATTATTACGTCACCAATTATCACAAATGACATTACAAAAAGGGATTTTTACCATAGAAGACATCGCAGAGCTTCCATTACCCCTACAAAAGTATTTTAAATATTGTGGTTACATGGGTACCCCCAAAATGTCTAACATGAAAGCCTATTTTCATCAAGCTGACTTTGTGCAAGCTTCAAAAAAGCTGAAAATTAATTATACCATCCATATTTCTGTAGACCCGCCAGCAAGAATTGCTTTTATTGATTCAAGTATATTGGGGATTCCTTTTCAGGGAATTGATAAATACCTGAATGGGGAAGGTTCCATGAAGGGTGTTATTGCAAAAACATTTACCCTTTTCAACGAACAAGGTGGTAATATGAATCAATCTGGTCTCATTACCTGCCTAGCAGAAAGCATTCTTATGCCAAACTTTTTTTTACAGGATTATATGCATTGGGAAACACTTGATGAAACCCATGTAAAAGCTACCATCCGTTACTATGGACAGTCAGCAAGTGGTATCTTTACCTTTGACCATAACGGTGCTATCTTAAGTTTTACCACACACGATCGAGAATATAACGATGGCCAAGGTAACATCTCCAAAGCAAAATGGTCCGCAATATTAGGCACTTACAAAGAAGTCAACGGCATTAAATATCCATCTTCCATGAAAGCTATATGGCATCTGGATACAGAAGATCTTGTGTATTTTGATGGTGGGGATTTGACAGTCAACTATAATATTTCATCTTCATAA